The Nodosilinea sp. FACHB-141 nucleotide sequence AGGATGAAGGGGATATCATCCAAGGCGCCATTGATGTCGTAGTGATTCAAGGGCAGCTGTGGGTCACAGTCATCGAGGCAAAAAACTCCGAGTTTTCGATCACGAAAGCTATTCCCCAGGCTTTGGCTTACATGCTGGCGGCACCCAACTCAGAGAAACCAGCGTTTGGCGTTGTCCTGAATGGTAGCGAGTTTCTATTCCTCAAGCTTGTGCCAGGAGAGGCGCCTCGATATGCCGCGTTTGACTTATTTTCCTTACTCAATCGGGGCAATAACCTGTACTCTGTTTTGCGCTGCTTGAAACGGTTCAGGAGTTTGCTCGAGACTTAACGTCACCCCGTTGGAACGAGCCTTGATGCGTTGGAGACATGGCGCTTTTAGGGCAACTCAACGATGCGTCCAAAAAGATAGCCGAGAAATCTAAAGTCCCTCGGCCATTATGACTTTACTGGTGCGGCGCTAGGGCTAAATCTAGCTGACAGGCATAGCAACAGATTCAACCGATGCGGTCGTTGCCGCTGTCTGATCGGTGAGCTTTTTGGCTTCCAGGTAAGCCGCCAGCTGCTCTTCAATATTCTGCCGCACGAGCTGGCGAAAGTCGATGAAGTGCTCGGCCTGGGCACACACCGATATGTAGTTGGCGGCCACCGCCGGGTAACGCCACAGCATAATGGCCAGGTTGATCCAAAATCGCAGGCGGGTTTTGCGCAGCACGCCCTGCCGCCACACCACAATTAAAAAGGCGCGAATGGTGACCCAGTTGACATCGGGGGCACCGGCAGAAGTAGTGCGGTTTTTGTAGTTGCGCTTTTGGGCCTCCCCCAGCATCAAGAAGTGGCGGAAAGTGCGGTTAAGCACCGTCAGCGGGTCGTAGAGATCCCAAAACACCTGGATATATTCTTCGGTGATTTCTTCGATGGGCCGGGTGGGCACGAAGTTCATCAGGGTAGTCTGGTTGATGTCGGCGCTCTTGCTCAGCAGGCGACCTTCTTTCTCTAAGCGGTGAGAAAGAGCGGTGTCGGGCAGGGCTTGCAGCATGCTCACCAGCGCGGTGGGGATGGCGGTCTGCTCAACGAATTCGTAGATGCGCCGACCGGCCCCAGACTTTTCGCCGTCGAAACCAACGATCAGCCCGGCCATGACCCGCAGCCCCGCCTGGGCGATGGAGATCACCGACTCCGAGAGGGGGTCGCGCATGTTCTGAAACTTTTTGGTCATGTTGAGGCTTTCGTCATCAGGGGTTTCAATGCCCAAAAAGACGGTGCCGAAGTTGCAATCGACCATCATCTGCATCAGTTCTGGATCTTGGGCCAGGTCTACCGAGGCCTCGGTGGCAAAGGAGAAGGGATAGCCGTGCTCCTCCATCCAAGGTTTCATGGCTTTGAGCAGCAGTTTGACGTTGCGCTTGTTGCCGATAAAATTGTCGTCGACCATGAAAATGCTGCGCCGCCAGCCCAGGTCGTAGAGGCATTGCAGCTCGGCTAGCAACTGCTCGGGGTCTTTGGTGCGGGGCTTGCGGCCGTAGAGCACGATGATGTCGCAAAACTCGCACTGGAAGGGGCAGCCGCGAGAGAACTGCACCGACATCTCGGCGTAGGCGTCCATCTCGAGCAGGTCATAGCGGGGCACGGGGGTGCTGGTGACATCGGGCTTCTCGCCGCCAGAGCGGAAGGTGCCGCTGCGATCGCCTCGTTCCACTGCCTCCACAAACATGGGCAGAGTAATTTCCCCTTCGTCGAGCACCAGAAAATCAGCTCCGGCGGCTTCAGATTCTTGGGGAATGGCGGTGGGGTAAGGGCCGCCCACCGCCACCAGCTTGCCGTAGCGCTTAGCGGTCTGTACGGCGTCTAAAAAATCTACGCGGTGGACGATCATCGCCGAGATGATGACAATGTCGGCCCAGCGCCACTCGTCGTCGCGCACTTCCCGCACGTTGCGGTCTACCAGCTTGTAGTCCCAGGTTTGGGGCAAAATCGCCGCTACGGTCACTAGCCCTAAGGGGGGCAACTGCGCTTTCAGCCCAACCAGCTCTAGCGTTTTGTCAAACGACCAAAAGCTTTGAGGAAAGCGTGGATAAACCAAAAGAATATTCATAGAGACCGTATGGGTATCCTCGCCATGCTACGGGAGTTATCTGAAATAATCAAACGCAAAACTTGAGAATGTGATACCTAACGGTAACAAAAACTTTAGAAAAACCTGAGGTATGGATCCTCAATTTGTCGATCTTACTGACCGCGATCGAATGTGGGTATCGGTTTGTGCATCACTTAAAGACGGGGAAACTCGCGATTAGTTCGCTGACGACCGACGAGTTTTGGCCGGAGAATGACAGTTGTCGCAATGTCCACACCCCCCTAAGCGCTGCGCCTCGCTGCGAAAACCAAAGGCTACGAGCAGAGCCTGCCAGCGACATTGACGGCTGTGGAGGAATTGATGCATCTGCTGGCTGGCTGACTCCTGCGATCGCACCGGTTGCTCTGCCCGGCCAATGAGCTGGTACTGAAACGGGCTCACCCACTCTAACTGGCCGACGCTGTGCAGCCACGATAGGGAAATGGCCCCGTGCTCAAACTGCTGGCTAATGTCGCGCACGTCTCCCTCAAGCGGAATTTGGGTCACCAGGCGCTGGGCTTTTTGCTGTAGGGCCTGGGTTTGAGCCTCAAAGAATTTCGCCCGTTGGCGATCGCCCGGCTCCAGCCAGCCCGTCGGCTCGCTCACCAGGGTCAGGGCCTCGGCGGCGTTGCCATCGCGTCCGGCTCTTCCTACTTCCTGCACGTACTCGGTAATGGTGCAAGGAGCTTGGTAGTGGACAACCCAGCGAGTTGACTGTTTGTTAACGCCCATGCCAAAGGCCGAGGTGCAGACCACAAATTGAAGTTTGTCAGCCATCCAGTCGGCCTCAATTTGGCGGCGATCGCGGCTGCTCAACCCGGCGTGGTATGGCGCTACCCGATAGCGATCGCCCAACTGCTGGGCGATCGCCTCGCTATCTTTGCGAGTGCGCACATAGACTAACCCCGCCTGGTTGGAGTGCTGCTGAAGGTAGCGCTTTAACACGCCCTTGCGCTGGCCCTCGCTGACCACAGCCTTCACTCGCAGATTTAAATTAGGACGGTGGGGATTAAGCCGCACCACCTGAGGCGACTGAAGCTGTAGCACCTCGCGTAAAACGGTTTGGGCCACAGGGTCGGCGGTGGCAGTAAAGGCCGCAATGGGCAGGGTGCTACCATCTGGGCGGCAGTCCAGCAGCGCTTTTCTCACCGTCCCCAAGCGGCGATAGGCGGGGCGAAAAGTTTCACCCCATTGCACCAGGCAGTGGGCTTCATCCAAAATTATGCCATTGAGCCGGAGTTTCGGTTGGCAGAGCCGTTCCCAGACGGGTGGGCTGAGCAAGGTCTCAGGCGAAACGTAGAGCAGCCGCAATTCTTGACGTTCTAGCGCCCTGAGGGTGCGGTGGCGAACGGGCGGTGGCAGCTGACTGTGGAGGGTGGCAGCGGGCAGGGCTTTGTCGTGCAGCTCTTGCACCTGGTTTTCCATGAGCGCTACCAGGGGCGAAACCACCAGCGTCAGGCCCGACTGCAGCAGCGCCGGTAATTGAAAGCAAACCGATTTTCCGCCACCGGTGGGCAGCACGACCAAAATATCTTGACGATTGAGCAATGCCTTGACGATCGCATCTTGGGGTGGGCGAAAGTCGCTATAGCCCCAAATCTGCTGAAACGCCTGGAGCACCCTGGCCCAGGCCACGGACTGTTCTGCCATCGCCACACCCTAAATCGTGCCTTCAGGATGCCCAGCTCAGCCCCACGATTTAGCCTACAGTTGGCAGCCTGCATACAAGAAAGGGGATCGAGCCTAAACACGATCCCCTTTCTATAAATGGCTACCTTTGCCTTAGAGGGCATTGGCAAACGGGTGATTTATCCCCAGTTCTATTCAAAGATGAAGGGGAAGTTGTAGCCTACGCCCAGGGAGATGCCCAGGGCAAAGCCGCTGGTGACTCGGAAGTTGCCCACGGCGTTAAAGGTAAAGTCGCGGGAGATGGGTACGTCGGCCCCGGCGTTGATCAGCAGACCCACATCGCCACTGGTGGGAATGTCGACCCCAGCCCCAACGTAGGGCTGAGCGCGGAACCCCTCGTAGCTCAAGGTGCTGAAGTTGTAGGTCACCGGAATGGTGAAGCTCGACCGGTTATTGGTGATGGTAGCCCCAGGCCGCACCGAGAATCGGGGCCCAAGGGAAATTTTGCTGATGACGTTGAAACCAAAGCTAGACAGCCCACTGTCGCTGCGATTGCCGATGCCGATGTTGCCACCCACGCCCAGGTAAGCAGGGCTGATCTCGTAGGCCGGGCGAGTGGTGCCCTGGGCCAGATCGATAGAATCGTTGGCGGTGGGAGCGGCCTCAATGGTGGCCGCCGTCAGAGCCGACTCAATACCAGTGGTGTCGAACGAACCTTGATCAGCGGTAAGCGACTCAGCCTCGGGCAAAGCGAGCAGGCTGGCATCAGACTCCGCTGGCTCCACCGGGGCGATCGCTTCAACGACGGGCGCTTCAGCCGCTGCAGGCACTTCAGCGGTGGTGGCTTCGTCAGCTACAACAGGTTCAGTGGTTGCTTCAGTAGAGCTTTCGACTGCTTCAGCTAAGGTATTTTGGGTCGGCTCTAGCTCGGCCAGGTGGTTGTGGGCCAGGGCTGGGGCAGCCATACCGGCTACGGCCGCCAAGCTGAGAGCCAGAGAAACTTGCTTTAGATACGCCATGATTCGTTCACTCCTCAGATTTTTAACAATCAAGTCTCATTGGCTAAATGCCAACGATTAATCGCTCTTGAAATCGCAATGTCGTAGTGAGATTCAGGAAAGTTAAAACTATTCCATCGCTACAGATTCACACACCACATGTGCCTCTGAAATTGGCTGAATTGTACCATCTTCAGCCTAGGGGCGAGGCTATGTTAACAACATTCTGCACCTACTTTGGATAGGCGCGACTCTACATTAGGGCAGATCAATATCGAAGGGTGACTAGCATTTTGGAACATTTGCCCTAACCCTATGGACTGACCATGTGCTGAACTATGAGACTAGCCAACCGAGGTAAAATTTGTCGGTTTTTGCTGTGCACAGAGCTTTCGATAAAAGTTACTAGCAAACCAGGTTCGCCGCTGGGTAGCTCAAAGTAGGCGGCGTCGTGGCGCACCTTGCTGGTATACCCCGCCTTTGAATAGAGCCGAGTGCCCCGAGGTAGGCCTTCCCCCAAAAAGCCGGTGAACTGGTCTTCTTCACCGGG carries:
- a CDS encoding B12-binding domain-containing radical SAM protein, translated to MNILLVYPRFPQSFWSFDKTLELVGLKAQLPPLGLVTVAAILPQTWDYKLVDRNVREVRDDEWRWADIVIISAMIVHRVDFLDAVQTAKRYGKLVAVGGPYPTAIPQESEAAGADFLVLDEGEITLPMFVEAVERGDRSGTFRSGGEKPDVTSTPVPRYDLLEMDAYAEMSVQFSRGCPFQCEFCDIIVLYGRKPRTKDPEQLLAELQCLYDLGWRRSIFMVDDNFIGNKRNVKLLLKAMKPWMEEHGYPFSFATEASVDLAQDPELMQMMVDCNFGTVFLGIETPDDESLNMTKKFQNMRDPLSESVISIAQAGLRVMAGLIVGFDGEKSGAGRRIYEFVEQTAIPTALVSMLQALPDTALSHRLEKEGRLLSKSADINQTTLMNFVPTRPIEEITEEYIQVFWDLYDPLTVLNRTFRHFLMLGEAQKRNYKNRTTSAGAPDVNWVTIRAFLIVVWRQGVLRKTRLRFWINLAIMLWRYPAVAANYISVCAQAEHFIDFRQLVRQNIEEQLAAYLEAKKLTDQTAATTASVESVAMPVS
- a CDS encoding type I restriction endonuclease, translated to MAQTIAARKVKLHDLKTKFGLQQVHDDAFFTEWQHDLPELTVSEQRSLDRIKQNYLYLLEYPVMESIVKMVVLSPLLDLAGFYEPPFRVDGETSIQVAAEDEGDIIQGAIDVVVIQGQLWVTVIEAKNSEFSITKAIPQALAYMLAAPNSEKPAFGVVLNGSEFLFLKLVPGEAPRYAAFDLFSLLNRGNNLYSVLRCLKRFRSLLET
- a CDS encoding ATP-dependent DNA helicase RecQ, with product MAEQSVAWARVLQAFQQIWGYSDFRPPQDAIVKALLNRQDILVVLPTGGGKSVCFQLPALLQSGLTLVVSPLVALMENQVQELHDKALPAATLHSQLPPPVRHRTLRALERQELRLLYVSPETLLSPPVWERLCQPKLRLNGIILDEAHCLVQWGETFRPAYRRLGTVRKALLDCRPDGSTLPIAAFTATADPVAQTVLREVLQLQSPQVVRLNPHRPNLNLRVKAVVSEGQRKGVLKRYLQQHSNQAGLVYVRTRKDSEAIAQQLGDRYRVAPYHAGLSSRDRRQIEADWMADKLQFVVCTSAFGMGVNKQSTRWVVHYQAPCTITEYVQEVGRAGRDGNAAEALTLVSEPTGWLEPGDRQRAKFFEAQTQALQQKAQRLVTQIPLEGDVRDISQQFEHGAISLSWLHSVGQLEWVSPFQYQLIGRAEQPVRSQESASQQMHQFLHSRQCRWQALLVAFGFRSEAQRLGGCGHCDNCHSPAKTRRSSAN